From a single Pseudobutyrivibrio xylanivorans genomic region:
- a CDS encoding HPr family phosphocarrier protein, giving the protein MIFKIRLENTNDAEEFVKAASQCGGDVDLHSGVVYIDGKSLLGVMAMGIKREMNVSINNPEDSILKSAVEKFVVA; this is encoded by the coding sequence ATGATATTCAAAATCAGATTAGAGAACACTAATGATGCTGAGGAGTTTGTTAAGGCAGCTTCACAGTGCGGTGGAGATGTTGATCTTCACAGCGGAGTTGTATATATTGATGGAAAATCTCTTTTAGGAGTTATGGCAATGGGCATCAAGCGTGAGATGAATGTCTCTATTAATAATCCAGAGGATTCAATTCTTAAGAGCGCTGTTGAAAAGTTCGTTGTTGCATAA
- a CDS encoding EAL and HDOD domain-containing protein, with protein sequence MLATLVPLFYEDMSVASYCLYAQKENMFENPHLLAAGKYDGAGSIVGIEVLESISEDDLVANCNIIIPINNISLFANIEQQITGFDGRIVLLMDHSIKPENSYIKRLQDLKSKGFKLGIKDIPLNMVEDYKTMLKDFDLFLINADSGDIVEQGQAFRKLLPNTTFCAENLHTKEEFDKAKESGLFKIFEGTFFRVPINTSDTEVTPIKINYMKLMTVINQSDFDLEDVADVVAQDPALSIELLKIANRLTINSNIRSINQATALLGQKEIRRWLNTTLFNELAAGKPNEITRLSLIRARFAENLASAFDYAMRKDELFLMGLFSLLNLILDMPMEDALSQVGVSAEIKKALVNDDGIFSPQLEFLLSYEAGDWQEVSRLMVLHDIEMHVVYDAYVEALKWYGDMFIE encoded by the coding sequence ATGCTTGCTACATTAGTACCACTTTTTTATGAGGACATGTCAGTGGCATCATATTGTTTGTATGCGCAGAAGGAGAACATGTTCGAAAATCCACATTTGCTTGCGGCTGGAAAATATGACGGCGCTGGTTCAATCGTAGGTATTGAGGTTCTTGAAAGTATTTCTGAGGATGATTTAGTTGCTAATTGCAATATCATCATTCCTATCAATAATATTTCGCTTTTCGCAAATATTGAACAGCAGATAACAGGCTTTGACGGTCGTATCGTCCTTTTGATGGACCATTCTATCAAGCCTGAGAATTCTTATATTAAGAGATTACAGGATTTAAAGAGCAAGGGCTTCAAGCTTGGAATCAAGGATATTCCTCTAAACATGGTTGAAGACTATAAGACTATGCTAAAGGACTTTGACTTATTCCTTATCAATGCAGACTCAGGTGACATTGTTGAGCAGGGACAGGCATTCAGAAAGCTTTTACCTAACACTACATTCTGTGCAGAGAACCTTCATACCAAGGAGGAGTTCGATAAGGCAAAGGAATCTGGTCTCTTTAAGATTTTTGAGGGAACCTTCTTCAGAGTCCCTATCAATACTTCAGATACAGAAGTTACTCCAATCAAGATTAATTACATGAAGTTAATGACTGTTATCAACCAGTCTGATTTTGATCTTGAGGATGTTGCAGACGTTGTCGCACAGGATCCAGCTCTTTCGATTGAGCTTTTGAAAATTGCTAACAGACTTACTATTAATTCTAATATTCGCTCAATTAATCAGGCTACAGCACTTCTGGGACAGAAGGAGATTAGACGTTGGCTGAACACCACTCTTTTCAATGAACTTGCTGCTGGAAAGCCAAACGAGATTACAAGACTATCTCTTATCAGAGCACGTTTCGCTGAAAATCTTGCTTCAGCATTTGATTATGCGATGCGCAAGGACGAGCTTTTCCTTATGGGATTGTTTTCATTGTTGAATCTGATTTTGGATATGCCAATGGAAGATGCTTTGAGTCAGGTTGGTGTAAGTGCCGAGATTAAGAAGGCTCTCGTCAACGATGATGGCATTTTCTCACCACAGCTTGAGTTTCTGCTTAGCTATGAAGCTGGCGATTGGCAGGAGGTTTCCAGACTTATGGTGCTTCATGATATTGAAATGCACGTTGTGTATGATGCATATGTTGAAGCCCTTAAATGGTATGGAGATATGTTCATTGAATAA
- a CDS encoding ABC transporter permease — protein sequence MLARSTLREIKDSLGRYLALMLIIALGVGFFAGLKVTDPAMRTSMHQYLTENEFYDFRLLSSVGFEQQDIDYLKDNLGARYVEESIAFDIITEVDDTSYVLKAISLPSDINKIVLVDGTLPAKDDECVVDMKLFDSSHIGNTILLSDSNESEDTDKFAYKKYRICGIVKSPLYIQYERGTTTLGTGVLDGFMYVKKGAFDVAYFTDCYVKLDSDPQLYSDEYDQLINDNEDAVQAALDYVANARYQRIVEDATAELDDARKELEDTKAEKGQELSDAKTELDDAKKKLTSAKKSISEYEDMESQLQNGLDEMLANINQMEQAMAIDASLVDQAQYQGLVAAYQENSAKLYTLQSNLKDAKRKYESGKQEYEDGLKEYEDGLQEFNEKIADAEAEIDDAQKEIDDIEEATTYLLDRGSNPGYVCFESDSTIVGAIANVFPVFFFLVAALVCMTTMGRMVEDQRTQIGVLKALGYSNASIMGKFVFYSGSAALVGAIIGFILGTISFPKAIWYAYQMMYNTSDVDYYFSPVMLTISFIVAVICSVGVTVITCRYEMAEMAASLMRPKAPKAGKRIFLEYIPFFWNRLKFLKKVSLRNIFRYKGRLVMMVLGIGGCTALLVAGFGIYDSIADIAVNQYTNISLYDMDITLKNGADGTVPVVEKYGYNEEQYLLYYHTSVDLEAGKHKKNIYLNVYEDDVNLASFIDMHDRKKNTISINELKDNQVIINHGLCDRYGIKLGDRITLSSEDLQPATFVVAGINQNFINNNVYMTRSVYENSFGALPERKNLYLNIEESEDAHEIGAKLMNEKEITVVSSSVDMLDRVENMMASLNIIIYLVIGCAMALAAVVVYNLTNINISERVREIATVKVLGFYKEETRSYVFRENILLAFMGAAVGLGLGKLLHAFVMSEIVVDLITFDVRVTVLSYGLSFILTIVFTFIINMLMGKKLEEISMTESLKAVE from the coding sequence ATGTTAGCACGTTCTACCCTTAGAGAAATTAAAGATTCGTTGGGGCGCTATCTGGCACTTATGCTTATTATTGCTCTTGGCGTGGGCTTTTTTGCTGGGCTGAAGGTTACGGATCCTGCCATGCGAACATCAATGCATCAGTATCTTACGGAAAATGAGTTTTACGATTTCCGCCTGCTTTCTTCGGTGGGATTTGAGCAGCAGGATATTGATTATCTGAAGGATAATTTAGGTGCACGGTATGTGGAGGAAAGTATTGCCTTTGATATCATTACAGAAGTTGATGACACCAGCTATGTATTGAAGGCTATTAGTTTACCGTCTGATATCAACAAGATAGTCCTTGTTGATGGAACACTGCCTGCTAAGGATGATGAATGTGTCGTTGATATGAAACTTTTTGATTCAAGTCATATCGGAAACACGATATTGCTATCAGACAGTAATGAATCAGAGGACACTGATAAATTCGCTTACAAAAAATATCGTATATGCGGTATTGTGAAATCGCCGTTGTACATACAATATGAGCGTGGAACAACCACACTTGGCACAGGCGTGTTAGATGGATTTATGTATGTGAAAAAGGGTGCTTTTGATGTGGCCTATTTTACGGACTGCTACGTGAAACTGGATTCGGATCCACAGCTTTATTCCGATGAATATGACCAATTGATAAATGATAATGAGGATGCTGTTCAGGCTGCGCTTGATTATGTGGCTAATGCCAGATATCAGAGAATAGTAGAGGATGCTACAGCAGAACTTGATGATGCCAGAAAGGAATTGGAGGACACTAAGGCAGAAAAGGGACAGGAGCTTTCTGATGCCAAAACAGAGTTGGACGATGCAAAGAAGAAGCTTACTTCTGCAAAGAAATCTATATCAGAATATGAGGATATGGAGTCGCAGCTTCAAAATGGATTGGATGAGATGCTTGCAAATATTAATCAAATGGAGCAGGCAATGGCAATAGATGCTTCACTTGTTGACCAGGCTCAATATCAAGGGCTTGTAGCAGCTTATCAGGAAAACAGTGCAAAGCTATATACGCTTCAGTCTAATCTGAAAGATGCAAAACGTAAATACGAATCAGGAAAGCAGGAGTATGAGGATGGTCTGAAGGAATATGAGGATGGCCTTCAGGAATTCAATGAGAAAATTGCTGACGCTGAAGCAGAGATTGATGATGCCCAGAAAGAAATAGATGATATTGAAGAGGCTACAACTTACCTGTTAGACAGGGGTAGTAACCCAGGCTATGTATGCTTTGAAAGTGATTCTACGATTGTAGGAGCAATCGCTAACGTATTTCCGGTATTCTTTTTCCTGGTGGCGGCTCTTGTTTGCATGACAACCATGGGAAGAATGGTAGAGGACCAGCGTACACAGATTGGTGTTTTGAAGGCTCTTGGTTACAGCAACGCGAGTATAATGGGAAAGTTTGTATTTTACTCTGGTTCCGCAGCGTTAGTAGGAGCGATTATTGGATTCATTCTTGGAACCATCAGCTTCCCAAAGGCAATTTGGTACGCATATCAGATGATGTATAACACCTCTGATGTGGATTATTATTTCAGTCCTGTAATGCTTACTATCAGTTTCATTGTTGCAGTGATTTGCTCGGTGGGAGTTACTGTCATTACCTGCCGTTATGAGATGGCAGAGATGGCGGCTTCCTTAATGCGCCCAAAGGCACCTAAGGCGGGCAAGCGAATCTTCTTAGAGTATATTCCGTTTTTCTGGAACCGCTTGAAGTTTTTGAAGAAGGTAAGTCTTCGTAATATTTTCAGATACAAGGGCAGACTTGTTATGATGGTTCTGGGAATCGGAGGTTGTACAGCCCTTCTGGTGGCGGGCTTTGGCATCTATGATTCCATTGCAGATATCGCGGTAAATCAGTACACTAATATTTCTCTTTATGATATGGATATCACTCTGAAGAATGGGGCTGATGGGACTGTACCAGTAGTAGAAAAATATGGTTACAACGAGGAACAGTATCTGCTTTATTATCATACTTCTGTCGATTTAGAAGCAGGCAAACACAAGAAAAATATTTATCTGAATGTGTATGAGGATGATGTTAATTTGGCATCCTTTATTGATATGCATGACAGAAAGAAGAACACAATTTCAATCAATGAATTGAAGGACAATCAGGTGATTATAAATCATGGTCTTTGTGACCGTTATGGAATTAAACTGGGAGACAGAATTACTCTGTCTTCTGAGGATTTGCAGCCAGCTACTTTTGTTGTGGCGGGCATAAATCAGAATTTCATTAATAATAATGTTTACATGACTCGCAGTGTTTATGAGAATAGCTTTGGCGCTCTTCCTGAAAGAAAGAATCTATATCTTAACATAGAAGAGAGCGAAGACGCTCACGAAATCGGTGCAAAGCTGATGAACGAGAAGGAAATCACTGTAGTATCTTCATCGGTAGATATGCTGGATCGAGTGGAAAACATGATGGCAAGTCTGAACATTATCATCTATCTGGTAATTGGATGTGCTATGGCTCTGGCGGCAGTGGTAGTTTATAACCTGACCAATATTAATATTTCTGAGCGAGTGAGAGAAATTGCAACAGTAAAGGTGCTTGGTTTTTATAAAGAAGAAACCAGGTCCTATGTTTTCAGGGAAAATATTCTCCTTGCCTTTATGGGAGCTGCTGTTGGGCTTGGCCTTGGTAAGCTGCTTCATGCTTTCGTAATGAGCGAAATTGTTGTGGATTTAATCACTTTTGATGTGAGAGTGACAGTATTGAGCTATGGCCTGTCATTTATTTTGACTATCGTATTTACGTTTATTATTAATATGCTAATGGGTAAGAAACTTGAGGAAATCAGCATGACTGAGTCCTTGAAGGCGGTGGAATAA
- a CDS encoding ABC transporter ATP-binding protein → MGFVEFKNVGKIYRTGEVQIEALHDVNFEIEEGEFCIIVGASGAGKTTILNILGGMDTLTSGGVYLADRDVSGYSARELTSYRRFDVGFVFQFYNLVGNLTAKENVELAAQICKDPIDAATILEEVGLKDRMNNFPAQLSGGEQQRVAIARALAKNPKLLLCDEPTGALDDDTGRQVLKLLQDTCKNNGKTVVVITHNHALTAMADRVITVKSGTVVDMHLNDNPKSVDEIEW, encoded by the coding sequence ATGGGATTTGTAGAATTTAAAAACGTTGGAAAAATATATAGAACAGGTGAGGTTCAAATCGAAGCCTTGCACGATGTGAATTTTGAAATAGAAGAGGGGGAGTTTTGCATTATTGTGGGCGCATCAGGTGCAGGTAAGACTACAATTCTAAATATCCTTGGCGGAATGGATACCCTTACAAGTGGAGGCGTTTATCTGGCAGACAGAGACGTTTCAGGATATTCTGCCAGAGAGCTTACCAGCTATCGAAGATTTGATGTGGGCTTTGTATTTCAGTTTTACAATTTGGTTGGAAATTTGACAGCAAAGGAAAACGTTGAGCTGGCAGCTCAGATATGTAAGGACCCAATAGATGCAGCTACAATTCTGGAAGAAGTTGGGCTGAAAGACAGAATGAACAATTTCCCAGCCCAGCTTTCCGGAGGTGAGCAGCAGAGAGTGGCAATTGCGAGAGCACTAGCCAAGAATCCTAAATTACTTCTTTGCGACGAACCAACAGGTGCTCTTGATGATGATACAGGTCGACAGGTGCTTAAGCTTCTTCAGGACACCTGCAAGAATAACGGAAAGACTGTGGTGGTCATCACCCATAATCATGCCCTTACGGCAATGGCTGACAGAGTGATAACGGTAAAGTCTGGCACAGTTGTGGACATGCATTTGAACGATAATCCGAAGTCGGTGGATGAGATAGAATGGTAA
- a CDS encoding transglutaminase domain-containing protein, translating to MVRHLMNTLTTLISIICSVVLVTVLLFNCDFNTHASDELYIYNSVLSGDQQQVYKQVYENIIAFNEKIFKLVVPLTHDDLYITMNAVYNDHPELFWVNTSYKYGYNSKGLVIQLKLNYCISKSNLATATLAFNNAINNIVDKAAVYPTDLERERAIHDMICDIATYNSVRPGHQSAYSAVVEGNSVCAGYSRAFQLSCQKLGIICYYVTGVANGEEHAWNIVRIGGNFYNVDITGDDTINETLNTHSYQYFNVSDGQIAHNHVRSELSSKLPPCDAI from the coding sequence ATGGTAAGACATCTGATGAATACTCTAACAACCCTAATATCCATAATTTGCTCTGTAGTTCTTGTAACAGTGCTTCTTTTCAACTGTGATTTCAATACCCATGCCAGCGATGAGCTTTATATTTACAATAGTGTTCTAAGTGGAGACCAACAGCAGGTTTACAAGCAGGTTTATGAAAATATCATCGCCTTCAACGAGAAAATTTTTAAGCTTGTGGTTCCGCTCACACACGATGATTTGTACATTACCATGAACGCAGTCTACAATGATCATCCTGAGCTTTTCTGGGTTAACACCTCTTACAAATATGGATACAACAGCAAGGGCCTGGTCATCCAACTAAAGCTGAACTATTGCATTTCAAAGTCAAACCTGGCGACTGCAACCCTTGCTTTCAATAATGCAATCAACAACATCGTAGACAAAGCAGCTGTTTATCCTACTGATTTAGAACGTGAGCGTGCAATTCACGATATGATTTGCGACATCGCCACCTACAATTCAGTACGACCTGGACACCAAAGTGCTTACTCTGCAGTTGTGGAAGGCAACAGCGTGTGTGCTGGATATTCAAGAGCCTTCCAGCTTTCCTGCCAAAAGCTTGGCATCATATGCTATTACGTTACTGGAGTTGCCAACGGCGAAGAACACGCCTGGAATATAGTTAGAATCGGTGGAAATTTCTATAACGTAGACATCACTGGAGACGACACCATCAACGAGACGCTGAACACCCACTCCTACCAGTACTTCAACGTCAGCGACGGCCAGATAGCCCACAACCACGTGCGCTCCGAGCTGTCCTCCAAACTGCCGCCATGCGATGCGATATAG
- the asp2 gene encoding accessory Sec system protein Asp2, with product MDRIRILQIGGINWGKRFRFPENVKLIYAAEELELKKEIYEIVVLERNITQEEYAAADSMSMAYCFFIVDSFEVDELTRSLFDRKMGKMIPENGIQNFLDNEAKKYFPKPYGEKFRPEALGIAQSFSGRIKWNGQYSVSLEGDYGNTLNQVVFWRGNIPIEANQAIEFWLEYKKTDGIEITLAIKQFVSGSLSDICDSWEFTEEELKQPVIIEGRNGQGTLFCELKAKGYGKLDVIALHDRISRWGIGTFMVGGERFVTSEREEIFAYFDPGDMKPPLSVYFSGYKTMEGFEGYYMMKKMGCPFLLISEQRFQGGGFYLGSKEYERLMVSVIERYMNKLGFYSNQLILSGISMGTIGSMYYGCDLRPHALILGKPLASLGDIAANERLRRPGGFPTSLDLLQYHGGGMDGEAIFRLNERFWNKLRATDFSHTKFIVSYMYEDDYDDTAYNKILTILQSFGVQVYGKGLHGRHNDNTSGIGAWFKGQYERVLHEDYER from the coding sequence ATGGATAGAATTAGAATTCTACAAATTGGCGGCATAAACTGGGGAAAGAGATTTAGATTCCCTGAGAATGTGAAGCTTATTTATGCCGCTGAAGAGCTTGAACTGAAGAAGGAAATCTACGAGATAGTTGTGCTTGAACGCAACATCACGCAGGAGGAGTATGCGGCCGCGGACAGTATGTCCATGGCCTATTGCTTTTTTATCGTGGATTCTTTTGAGGTGGATGAGCTGACGAGAAGCCTTTTTGACAGGAAAATGGGAAAGATGATTCCTGAAAATGGAATTCAGAATTTCCTGGATAATGAAGCTAAAAAATATTTTCCTAAGCCTTACGGAGAAAAATTCAGACCTGAGGCATTGGGTATCGCACAAAGCTTTAGTGGACGCATAAAGTGGAACGGACAATACAGCGTGAGCCTTGAAGGCGACTATGGTAACACTTTAAATCAGGTAGTTTTTTGGCGCGGTAATATCCCAATAGAGGCCAATCAGGCTATAGAGTTTTGGCTAGAATATAAAAAGACAGATGGCATTGAAATTACTCTAGCAATAAAACAGTTTGTTTCTGGTAGTTTGTCCGATATTTGCGATAGCTGGGAGTTTACCGAGGAAGAATTGAAACAGCCGGTAATAATAGAAGGACGAAATGGTCAGGGAACACTTTTCTGCGAGCTTAAGGCGAAGGGCTATGGCAAACTGGATGTGATTGCTTTGCACGATAGGATATCCCGCTGGGGCATCGGTACTTTTATGGTAGGTGGCGAGAGATTTGTCACCTCTGAGAGAGAGGAGATATTTGCCTATTTTGATCCGGGAGATATGAAACCACCATTGTCTGTATACTTTTCAGGTTATAAAACCATGGAAGGGTTTGAAGGCTACTACATGATGAAGAAAATGGGATGTCCATTTCTTTTGATTTCTGAACAGCGTTTTCAGGGCGGTGGCTTTTACCTGGGCAGTAAGGAATACGAACGGCTTATGGTTTCGGTTATTGAACGATATATGAATAAGCTTGGATTCTATTCAAATCAGCTGATTCTGTCAGGAATTTCTATGGGAACAATCGGCTCGATGTATTATGGTTGTGACCTGCGACCACATGCGTTGATTTTGGGTAAGCCACTTGCCAGTCTTGGAGATATTGCGGCTAATGAGAGGCTGCGCAGGCCAGGTGGATTTCCAACATCCTTGGATTTACTTCAATATCATGGTGGGGGAATGGATGGCGAAGCCATTTTCAGACTTAACGAGCGATTCTGGAATAAGCTTCGTGCCACTGATTTCAGTCATACGAAATTCATTGTGTCCTACATGTACGAGGACGATTACGACGACACTGCCTACAACAAAATTCTTACGATTTTACAGTCATTCGGTGTGCAGGTTTACGGTAAAGGATTGCATGGCCGCCACAATGATAATACCTCCGGCATCGGAGCCTGGTTCAAAGGACAATACGAACGTGTCCTCCACGAAGACTACGAACGCTGA